One stretch of Streptomyces agglomeratus DNA includes these proteins:
- a CDS encoding aminotransferase class IV, whose amino-acid sequence MKLWVDGGLHDAATARVSVLDHGLTVGDGIFETVKATAGRTFALTRHLERLARSARGLGLPEPDLDEVRRACAAVLEANPMALGRLRITYTGGLSPLGSERGDTGPTLVVALGEASRRPDSTAVITVPWTRNERGALTGLKTTSYAENVVALARAHEHGASEALFANTVGQLCEGTGSNVFVVVGGRLLTPPVSSGCLAGITRALAAEWTGAEEADLPLDVLERADEVFLTSTLRDVQAVHRIDGRQLAGAPGPVTAKAMRVFDERAASDLDP is encoded by the coding sequence ATGAAACTTTGGGTCGACGGCGGGCTGCACGATGCGGCGACCGCCAGGGTGTCCGTGCTCGACCACGGGCTGACCGTGGGCGACGGCATCTTCGAGACGGTGAAGGCGACCGCGGGACGGACCTTCGCCCTCACCCGGCACCTGGAGCGGCTCGCCCGCTCGGCGCGTGGCCTCGGACTGCCCGAGCCCGATCTCGACGAGGTGCGCCGGGCCTGTGCCGCCGTCCTGGAAGCCAATCCCATGGCCCTGGGCCGGCTGCGGATCACGTACACCGGCGGCCTCTCGCCGCTCGGCTCCGAGCGCGGCGACACCGGCCCGACCCTGGTCGTGGCCCTGGGGGAGGCGAGCCGCCGGCCCGACAGCACGGCGGTGATCACCGTGCCCTGGACGCGCAACGAGCGGGGTGCGCTCACCGGGCTCAAGACGACGTCGTACGCCGAGAACGTCGTCGCACTGGCCCGCGCCCACGAACACGGCGCCTCCGAGGCGCTGTTCGCGAACACCGTCGGGCAGCTCTGCGAGGGCACGGGGTCGAACGTCTTCGTCGTCGTCGGCGGGCGGCTGCTGACCCCGCCGGTCTCGTCCGGCTGCCTCGCCGGCATCACGCGCGCCCTGGCCGCCGAGTGGACGGGCGCCGAGGAGGCCGACCTGCCGCTGGACGTACTGGAGCGGGCCGACGAGGTCTTCCTGACCTCCACGCTGCGCGACGTACAGGCGGTGCACCGGATCGACGGACGCCAACTGGCGGGTGCGCCGGGCCCGGTGACCGCGAAGGCCATGCGCGTCTTCGACGAGCGGGCCGCGTCGGACCTGGACCCGTAA
- a CDS encoding chorismate-binding protein — translation MHDLPPLARFGGLVASDLRDVTSDPAALDSAGFWAVTADFEGGLVCARFGDVRSEPVPAPVPGAWRGPAAGDWTSSMDRAAYTAGVRRIREHIAAGEVYQANLCRVLTAPLPDRPGARADVDALTARLARGNPAPYAGTIRLPAHGVEIATASPELYLRRDGRTVESGPIKGTGRTAGDLLEKDHAENVMIVDLVRNDLGRVAVPGSVTVPELCVVEPHPGLVHLVSTVRAELAPRAGWAALLAATFPPGSVTGAPKSSALTIIGALETSPRGPYCGGIGWVDADRGTGELAVGIRTFWIDRTLPAGPVLKFGTGAGITWGSDPDREWEETELKAARLLAVASGTYRETGRTAS, via the coding sequence GTGCACGACCTTCCCCCTTTGGCCCGCTTCGGCGGCCTTGTCGCCTCTGATCTGCGCGATGTGACCAGCGATCCCGCCGCACTCGACTCCGCCGGCTTCTGGGCCGTCACCGCGGACTTCGAGGGCGGACTGGTGTGTGCCCGCTTCGGCGACGTACGCTCCGAGCCGGTGCCCGCACCGGTGCCCGGCGCCTGGCGCGGGCCCGCCGCCGGTGACTGGACGTCGTCGATGGACCGCGCCGCGTACACGGCGGGTGTCCGCCGTATCCGTGAGCACATCGCGGCCGGCGAGGTCTACCAGGCCAATCTCTGCCGCGTACTGACCGCTCCGCTGCCGGACCGGCCCGGCGCCCGCGCCGACGTCGACGCGCTCACCGCCCGGCTGGCCCGGGGCAATCCGGCGCCGTACGCAGGAACGATCCGCCTGCCGGCGCACGGCGTCGAGATAGCCACCGCGTCCCCCGAGCTCTACCTGCGGCGCGACGGGCGGACCGTCGAGTCGGGGCCGATCAAGGGCACCGGGCGGACGGCCGGCGATCTCCTGGAGAAGGACCACGCCGAGAACGTGATGATCGTGGACCTGGTCCGCAACGACCTGGGACGGGTCGCCGTCCCGGGCTCCGTGACCGTGCCGGAGCTGTGCGTGGTCGAACCGCACCCCGGCCTCGTCCACCTCGTCTCCACCGTGCGCGCCGAGCTCGCGCCCCGGGCCGGCTGGGCGGCGCTGCTGGCCGCGACGTTCCCGCCGGGTTCGGTGACGGGCGCGCCGAAGTCCAGCGCCCTGACGATCATCGGAGCGCTGGAGACCTCCCCGCGCGGCCCCTACTGTGGCGGCATCGGCTGGGTCGACGCCGACCGCGGCACCGGTGAGCTGGCCGTGGGCATACGTACCTTCTGGATCGACCGCACGCTCCCCGCCGGCCCGGTTCTCAAGTTCGGTACGGGCGCGGGCATCACCTGGGGCTCCGACCCCGACCGCGAGTGGGAGGAGACCGAACTGAAGGCAGCCAGACTGCTCGCTGTAGCGTCGGGGACGTACCGGGAGACGGGAAGGACCGCGTCATGA